The following coding sequences lie in one Thalassoglobus polymorphus genomic window:
- a CDS encoding purine-nucleoside phosphorylase, protein MTPDLDNSADLRKSIDQIRGRWTAAPEFAVILGTGLGAFVDGMNVDVLIPYSELAGFRSSTAIGHAGELVCGHVDSTPVIALRGRSHCYEGVSRDEITFPVHVLKHLGVKNLIVSCAAGGLSPRFEAGDIMLIDDQVDFLFSPKRDRCCEHRRTVAGRYDEQMKSMVLELSRKLNLRLSVGTYISVTGPNYETRSEMRFYRMLADAIGMSTVPEVAVATELGMRVCGLATITNLCNPDALTIADGEHVVHVASSSEPRFRAIVLELIRRMGNRD, encoded by the coding sequence TTGACTCCTGATCTGGACAATTCGGCGGATCTCCGGAAATCCATCGATCAAATCCGTGGTCGTTGGACGGCAGCGCCGGAGTTTGCAGTGATCCTCGGGACGGGTCTGGGAGCGTTTGTGGATGGGATGAATGTTGATGTTTTGATTCCTTATTCGGAATTGGCTGGCTTCCGGTCATCGACCGCCATCGGACATGCTGGAGAACTGGTTTGCGGTCATGTGGACTCAACTCCGGTCATCGCACTTCGAGGACGTTCGCACTGCTATGAGGGCGTCTCGCGAGATGAGATCACGTTTCCGGTTCATGTTCTCAAACACCTTGGCGTGAAAAATCTGATTGTTTCATGTGCTGCCGGCGGTCTTTCTCCTCGATTTGAGGCGGGGGATATCATGCTCATCGACGATCAGGTCGACTTTCTCTTTTCGCCAAAAAGAGATCGCTGCTGCGAACATCGGCGAACAGTCGCAGGTCGTTACGATGAGCAGATGAAAAGCATGGTGTTAGAACTGAGCCGAAAGTTGAATCTTCGACTGAGCGTTGGAACTTACATTTCGGTCACCGGCCCCAACTACGAAACTCGCTCAGAAATGCGATTTTACCGCATGCTTGCCGATGCAATCGGGATGTCGACAGTACCCGAAGTCGCAGTCGCAACAGAGCTGGGGATGCGGGTTTGTGGATTGGCAACGATCACGAATCTTTGCAATCCAGACGCTCTGACAATCGCAGATGGTGAACATGTCGTCCATGTTGCTTCGTCGTCCGAACCCAGATTCCGTGCCATCGTCCTGGAACTTATCCGCAGAATGGGTAACAGGGATTGA
- a CDS encoding alpha/beta hydrolase family esterase, translated as MKLFPTLFVMVVILQFSSTSAAQRRVFGEPTLKKYDIKVDDLDREFLLQIPEEQETPRPVVFGFHGHGGTARHAARSFKLHVHWPDAIVVYMQGIPTPGKLSDPEGKRNGWQHGAGSEEDRDLKFFDKVLARIEEEFPVDKSRIYSTGHSNGGAFTYLLWAERGEIFAAMAPSAAAAGQVRNSLTPKPVMHLAGEQDNLVKYTWQQATMDRLRKLNECESTGKKWSPYGTEYASKNKTPVVTYIHPGAHKFPSEAPPLIIKFFKEHRLAQESETPEKSDQ; from the coding sequence ATGAAGCTGTTCCCGACTCTGTTTGTGATGGTGGTCATACTTCAATTCTCTTCAACCAGTGCGGCACAGCGCCGCGTTTTCGGGGAGCCGACTCTAAAGAAGTATGACATCAAAGTTGATGACCTAGACCGGGAATTTCTGCTGCAGATCCCTGAAGAACAGGAGACTCCGCGACCGGTCGTTTTCGGTTTTCACGGACATGGCGGAACGGCACGACATGCAGCTCGATCGTTCAAGCTGCATGTCCACTGGCCTGATGCGATTGTTGTGTATATGCAGGGCATTCCGACTCCCGGAAAACTGTCCGACCCTGAGGGAAAACGAAACGGCTGGCAGCATGGCGCAGGATCTGAAGAAGATCGCGATTTGAAATTCTTCGATAAGGTTCTTGCTCGAATAGAAGAAGAGTTCCCGGTCGATAAATCCCGCATCTATTCAACCGGTCATTCCAATGGAGGGGCTTTCACATATTTGCTTTGGGCTGAGCGAGGAGAGATCTTCGCTGCGATGGCTCCCAGTGCAGCGGCTGCCGGTCAGGTTCGAAATTCTCTCACCCCCAAGCCGGTCATGCACCTCGCTGGAGAGCAAGACAACCTTGTGAAATATACTTGGCAACAGGCGACCATGGACCGCCTGAGAAAACTGAATGAGTGTGAATCGACAGGGAAGAAATGGTCGCCGTACGGAACTGAGTACGCTTCAAAAAACAAAACTCCCGTCGTCACCTACATTCATCCCGGAGCCCACAAATTTCCCAGCGAGGCTCCACCGCTGATCATCAAGTTTTTCAAAGAGCATCGACTCGCACAGGAATCAGAGACTCCAGAAAAATCCGATCAATAG
- a CDS encoding tetratricopeptide repeat protein, whose translation MSASLTPSLIVRLLLIITSMNVTSLVNAESPDLEALTKTQDKRLKKQIEVLTAQIQQTPDVVGLYSQRGDAHFFSGEFKEAVADYSKMVELNPQSDVSHWRRGIAYFYATQYDMAAGQFDRYHSFDNVDRENGIWRYLSHYKSKGADAARKELLKYDKDDREPFGDVYQLFSGTLTGKQILDKIESAEITEREREKRMFYASLYVGLYDAVEGRSESAKKNLTRAAQNTWAPKAGYGPHYMWQVARLHALGLSSE comes from the coding sequence ATGTCTGCATCATTGACTCCATCATTGATTGTGCGATTGCTCCTGATCATCACATCAATGAACGTCACATCGCTCGTGAATGCAGAGTCGCCTGACCTCGAGGCACTCACGAAAACTCAAGACAAACGCCTGAAAAAACAAATCGAAGTGCTCACCGCACAAATCCAACAAACTCCCGACGTCGTTGGACTCTATTCGCAGCGGGGTGATGCCCACTTTTTTTCTGGTGAGTTCAAAGAAGCGGTCGCTGACTACAGCAAAATGGTCGAGTTGAATCCCCAAAGTGACGTCTCTCATTGGCGGAGGGGGATTGCCTATTTTTACGCAACTCAATATGACATGGCGGCTGGACAATTTGACCGTTATCACTCCTTTGACAATGTCGACCGCGAAAACGGGATCTGGCGATACTTGTCACATTACAAATCAAAAGGAGCTGATGCGGCACGAAAAGAGTTACTCAAATATGACAAAGACGACCGTGAGCCATTTGGAGACGTCTATCAGCTCTTTTCCGGAACCCTGACCGGCAAGCAGATTCTGGACAAAATTGAGTCAGCTGAGATCACTGAGAGAGAACGGGAAAAGCGGATGTTTTATGCTTCTCTGTATGTTGGCCTGTACGACGCCGTCGAAGGACGATCGGAATCGGCCAAGAAGAATTTAACTCGAGCCGCCCAGAACACCTGGGCCCCCAAAGCGGGCTATGGACCTCACTACATGTGGCAAGTCGCACGCTTGCACGCATTGGGACTTTCCTCCGAATAA
- the dnaN gene encoding DNA polymerase III subunit beta, which yields MKLTCSRNVLSSAFQIVGSVVPTRTPKEILRNVKLTLTDGRATLLGTDQEVGIRYEIPDVETDSVGEVLLPTQRVNAILREVQDDQISLEVNEDALWIRSSQSEFRLSVEDAAEFPSVASFEDENYYLIGGKSLKQAIQRTIFATDVESTRYALGGVLMEVDAEKLTLAATDSRRLAVCHTTCKAHGNVSEEIGQPVIPAKAMSLIERSIDNDEEDVKVAIHQNEVLVQSGQSTIYARLVEGRFPRYQDVIPGEYTSKIDLVVGPFLSAVRQAMIVTNEESRGVDFGFDDGTLTLTSVGQDVGSSKIALPISYDGDAVIVTFDPKYVQEFLRVLDSAGPVSLNLVDGNSAAVFKADENYTYVVMPLSRDD from the coding sequence ATGAAGCTGACCTGCTCTCGAAACGTACTCTCCTCTGCTTTCCAAATTGTCGGGAGTGTTGTACCAACGCGAACTCCGAAGGAAATCCTTCGCAATGTCAAACTGACTTTGACAGATGGCCGAGCGACGCTCCTCGGAACTGATCAGGAAGTTGGGATTCGATATGAAATTCCAGACGTCGAGACTGACTCCGTCGGTGAAGTCCTGCTTCCAACGCAACGTGTGAATGCGATCCTGCGAGAAGTTCAGGATGACCAGATCAGTCTTGAAGTGAACGAAGACGCACTTTGGATTCGCAGCAGCCAAAGTGAATTCCGTTTGAGCGTTGAAGACGCTGCCGAGTTTCCAAGTGTGGCGAGCTTCGAGGATGAGAACTACTACCTCATCGGCGGGAAGTCTTTGAAGCAGGCCATTCAACGAACCATCTTCGCGACAGACGTCGAGAGCACCCGCTACGCCTTAGGTGGAGTCTTGATGGAAGTTGATGCCGAGAAGCTCACGCTGGCCGCGACAGACAGCCGTAGGCTGGCTGTGTGCCACACAACCTGCAAGGCACACGGGAATGTCTCCGAAGAGATTGGTCAACCAGTGATCCCTGCTAAGGCGATGTCGCTAATTGAAAGATCTATCGACAACGATGAAGAAGACGTCAAAGTTGCGATCCATCAAAATGAGGTTCTGGTTCAAAGTGGACAATCGACCATCTACGCTCGTCTGGTCGAAGGCCGTTTTCCACGATATCAGGATGTGATTCCGGGAGAATACACTTCAAAAATCGACCTCGTCGTCGGCCCGTTCCTCTCAGCTGTCCGTCAAGCAATGATCGTCACAAACGAAGAAAGTCGCGGAGTCGATTTTGGGTTTGACGACGGAACGCTGACTCTGACAAGTGTTGGCCAGGATGTGGGATCATCAAAAATTGCATTGCCAATCAGTTACGATGGCGACGCCGTGATCGTGACCTTTGATCCGAAGTATGTTCAGGAATTCCTGCGCGTCCTCGATTCAGCTGGACCAGTCTCTCTCAACCTGGTCGATGGTAATAGTGCCGCGGTTTTCAAAGCGGATGAAAACTACACTTACGTCGTCATGCCGTTGTCGCGGGATGATTAG
- a CDS encoding phosphatase PAP2 family protein, whose translation MDDLNTRQSSLSRFDLIILPTLFLVLAVICLFTIDETVAGYFSHSRLQGEFKKFVNTAEHFGTPYGQFLVLFCFSVANACQDRRVYRIFIGTCAAGLAANVVKLFIGRTRPREFDFSQNNIFESFTGLFPFHSGGSAIESFPSAHTASAFGFAALLTWAFPKGKSAFLTLAFLVGLQRVSNSSHYPSDIFVGAALGWLIGLSFIGNNWGTRKFQKFENALLKTQNPAEPETSQTSSVE comes from the coding sequence ATGGATGACCTGAACACTCGACAATCGAGCCTTTCTCGATTCGATCTCATCATACTGCCCACCCTCTTTCTGGTGCTGGCAGTGATTTGTCTGTTTACGATTGACGAGACCGTTGCGGGTTACTTTTCGCATTCCAGGTTGCAGGGAGAGTTCAAAAAATTCGTGAACACTGCTGAGCACTTCGGAACACCTTACGGACAATTTCTGGTTCTCTTCTGTTTCTCTGTCGCAAACGCCTGTCAGGACCGACGAGTCTATCGCATTTTCATTGGAACATGTGCAGCTGGTTTGGCAGCGAATGTCGTGAAGCTTTTTATTGGCAGAACACGTCCTCGAGAGTTTGACTTCAGCCAGAACAACATCTTTGAGAGCTTCACAGGTCTTTTCCCGTTTCACTCAGGTGGGTCAGCTATCGAAAGTTTCCCCTCTGCTCACACCGCATCCGCATTCGGATTTGCCGCTTTACTGACCTGGGCCTTTCCAAAAGGAAAGTCAGCGTTTCTCACTCTCGCCTTTCTGGTGGGCCTCCAACGCGTCTCGAATTCTTCACACTACCCGAGTGATATCTTCGTTGGGGCTGCTCTGGGCTGGCTGATCGGACTTTCGTTTATCGGTAATAACTGGGGGACACGAAAGTTTCAGAAGTTCGAAAATGCCCTCCTCAAAACCCAGAACCCTGCTGAACCAGAAACATCGCAAACCTCCTCAGTGGAATAA
- a CDS encoding DNA gyrase subunit B, which translates to MSAENEKKTQDYNSDSIQHLEGIEGIRHRPAMYIGGTDLSGLHHLVYEVTDNVLDEYSNGYATTANVTINGDGSITVADDGRGIPIDTMKDTGKTALEVVFTEIHSGGKFDRKAYAVGTGGLHGVGITAVNACSEWLEVEVSRDGFVYRMEFGKGRVTSGLVKGGATDQTGTKVTFKPDAGIFPNTTFSYDVIHKRLQDCAFLNAGVRIFISDKRTGQSDTFHYEDGLAEFVKWINRTETVIHNDVIRVIGQVDAVVVDIALQWNDGYSESIRCFANGISNSEGGTHFSGFKTALTRTLNNYGKKNNLFKDMTPAGDDFREGLAGVITVRIPNPQFEAQTKIKLTNPEVEGAVNSVVGDVLNKYLEENPAIAKLICQKSLRAAEAREAAKKARDMARSQTKTGSGGLPEKLRDCRKHDLNLSELYLVEGDSAGGSADTGRDSEYQAILPLRGKILNVEKAQLLKVLANTEVTAIFKAIGITPLAEEQDIAKRRYGKIILMTDADVDGSHIRTLLLTFIFRHMRELVKQGCVYVAQPPLYRVIQKGKRNQKPRYVQTHEEMMTELLEIGLEDSTLLLNPRRNLLKTADQLEGGNYPEPTGEPREFSTEQLTQLAGPLSKIEEALEALERRGVSLRRLAMNHATEEGLLPRYRVTLNAEDHWFFTKTEMEAYLQDQEEAQGRAMKVSDQELEVGDNVEEEPAPEDESLTLNVLDLFEVRTINSVLQTLKEEYEISLNDFLDPPPRNVEKVFPYEIINKDIQKPLQNLRAVIPTLRDIGGRGMQRTRFKGLGEMNPDELFETAMDPDTRILMQVTLDDAAAAEEIFRVLMGDHVEPRREFIEKHALDVKDLDV; encoded by the coding sequence ATGAGTGCAGAGAACGAAAAGAAGACACAAGATTACAATTCAGACTCTATTCAACACCTGGAAGGGATCGAAGGGATTCGGCACCGGCCAGCGATGTATATTGGAGGAACCGATCTCTCCGGATTGCATCACCTCGTCTACGAAGTGACCGACAATGTTCTCGATGAATACTCGAACGGATATGCCACGACCGCGAACGTGACAATCAACGGAGACGGATCGATCACCGTTGCCGACGATGGACGCGGAATCCCCATCGATACGATGAAGGACACCGGGAAAACCGCTCTTGAAGTCGTCTTCACGGAGATCCATTCCGGAGGAAAATTCGATCGAAAAGCTTATGCGGTCGGGACTGGTGGACTTCACGGTGTCGGAATCACTGCAGTCAATGCCTGCTCAGAATGGCTGGAAGTCGAAGTCAGTCGGGACGGATTTGTCTATCGGATGGAGTTCGGCAAAGGTCGAGTGACCTCCGGATTAGTCAAAGGGGGAGCGACCGATCAAACCGGAACCAAAGTGACCTTCAAGCCAGATGCAGGGATCTTTCCCAATACAACGTTCAGCTACGATGTGATTCACAAACGGTTGCAGGACTGCGCCTTCCTGAATGCTGGGGTCCGCATCTTTATCTCAGATAAAAGAACCGGTCAGTCAGACACCTTCCATTACGAGGATGGACTTGCTGAGTTTGTGAAGTGGATCAATCGTACAGAAACCGTCATTCACAACGATGTGATTCGGGTCATCGGTCAGGTCGACGCCGTCGTTGTCGATATCGCTTTGCAATGGAACGATGGCTATTCCGAAAGTATTCGCTGCTTTGCAAACGGAATCTCCAACTCTGAAGGAGGAACACATTTCTCCGGATTCAAAACGGCACTGACGCGGACGCTGAACAACTACGGGAAAAAGAATAACCTCTTCAAGGATATGACTCCCGCTGGAGACGATTTCCGTGAAGGCTTGGCCGGCGTCATCACCGTTCGAATTCCGAATCCGCAGTTTGAAGCTCAAACGAAAATTAAGCTCACAAATCCAGAAGTCGAGGGCGCTGTCAACTCGGTCGTGGGGGATGTGCTCAATAAATACCTGGAAGAGAACCCAGCAATCGCCAAGCTGATTTGTCAGAAATCACTGCGTGCTGCAGAGGCTCGAGAAGCTGCGAAAAAAGCTCGTGATATGGCCCGCAGCCAAACGAAAACCGGCTCGGGCGGACTCCCGGAGAAACTGCGAGATTGCCGAAAGCACGACTTGAATCTATCTGAACTGTACCTGGTGGAAGGAGACTCGGCCGGTGGGTCTGCTGATACGGGACGAGACTCTGAGTATCAGGCGATTCTTCCGTTGCGAGGTAAAATCCTGAACGTCGAAAAGGCACAACTTCTCAAGGTCTTGGCAAACACTGAAGTAACAGCCATCTTCAAAGCGATTGGAATCACTCCGCTGGCTGAAGAGCAGGACATCGCCAAACGTCGCTATGGGAAAATCATTCTCATGACGGACGCCGACGTCGACGGTTCACACATTCGCACCCTGCTACTGACATTCATTTTCCGACACATGCGGGAACTTGTGAAGCAAGGCTGCGTTTACGTTGCTCAACCACCGCTGTATCGAGTCATCCAGAAAGGCAAACGGAACCAGAAGCCGCGCTACGTGCAGACACACGAAGAGATGATGACCGAGTTGTTGGAAATTGGATTGGAAGATTCCACGCTTCTACTCAATCCCAGAAGGAACCTTCTCAAAACTGCCGATCAACTGGAGGGTGGCAATTACCCGGAACCGACTGGCGAACCACGCGAGTTCTCGACAGAACAACTGACTCAACTCGCTGGTCCACTCAGCAAAATTGAAGAGGCCCTCGAAGCTTTAGAGCGACGTGGAGTCTCGCTGCGACGCCTGGCGATGAATCATGCGACAGAAGAAGGCTTGTTGCCGAGATACCGAGTGACGCTCAATGCCGAAGATCACTGGTTCTTCACCAAGACTGAAATGGAAGCGTATCTTCAGGATCAGGAGGAAGCTCAAGGTCGGGCGATGAAAGTCTCGGATCAAGAGTTGGAAGTTGGCGACAATGTCGAAGAGGAGCCAGCACCAGAAGATGAATCATTAACTCTGAATGTCCTTGATCTCTTCGAAGTTCGCACAATCAATTCCGTCTTGCAAACTCTGAAAGAAGAGTACGAAATCTCGCTGAACGACTTTCTTGACCCACCTCCGCGGAATGTTGAAAAAGTCTTCCCTTATGAAATCATCAATAAGGACATCCAAAAACCACTACAGAATCTGCGAGCGGTCATCCCGACATTGCGGGACATCGGCGGACGTGGAATGCAGCGGACTCGATTCAAAGGTTTGGGCGAAATGAACCCGGACGAACTCTTCGAGACAGCAATGGATCCCGATACCCGTATTCTGATGCAGGTCACCCTCGATGATGCCGCAGCCGCTGAAGAGATTTTCCGCGTCCTGATGGGGGATCACGTCGAACCCCGCCGTGAGTTCATCGAGAAGCACGCCCTGGATGTGAAAGATCTCGACGTTTAG
- the msrP gene encoding protein-methionine-sulfoxide reductase catalytic subunit MsrP, which translates to MNYFVRRPWDLPQNQITDQSIYSNKTARREFLKSIGVIAGAGLSASMLGCKKATLEEIDAAGEVEEGKQNYPFPRNDKFEYGRAESVRKDAAQYTNFYEFSTSKEVFRFVEDFEPTPWKVSVTGLCKNPKTFDLDDIYKEFTLEERAYRHRCVETWSMCVPWTGFPLSDLLAKVEPLASAKYVRLVTFMDPKVAPMQQYDQYPWAYSEGVTIEEAMNPLMLLATGIYGAPLPKQHGAPVRLVAPWKYGFKSIKSIVKIELTDKQPATFWNTLMPHEYGFEANVDPEVPHPRWSQATEWMLGSRERFPTVKYNGYGDYVASMYES; encoded by the coding sequence ATGAATTACTTCGTACGGCGTCCTTGGGATCTTCCACAGAATCAAATTACGGACCAGTCGATCTATTCCAACAAAACCGCTCGCCGGGAGTTTCTGAAATCAATTGGAGTGATCGCAGGAGCCGGATTGTCCGCTTCAATGCTGGGGTGCAAGAAAGCCACTCTTGAAGAAATCGATGCAGCTGGCGAAGTCGAAGAAGGGAAACAGAACTATCCCTTCCCGCGAAATGATAAATTCGAGTATGGGCGTGCCGAATCGGTTCGCAAAGATGCAGCTCAGTACACCAACTTCTACGAGTTTTCGACATCCAAAGAGGTGTTCCGATTTGTTGAAGACTTCGAGCCGACGCCATGGAAAGTATCGGTCACAGGGTTGTGTAAAAATCCAAAGACGTTCGATCTGGATGACATCTATAAAGAGTTCACGCTCGAAGAACGTGCGTATCGCCATCGCTGCGTGGAGACGTGGTCAATGTGCGTTCCCTGGACCGGATTTCCGCTCAGTGATTTGCTTGCCAAAGTCGAACCGCTCGCTTCTGCGAAGTATGTTCGTCTCGTGACTTTTATGGATCCTAAAGTCGCTCCCATGCAACAATACGACCAATATCCTTGGGCCTATTCAGAAGGAGTCACGATTGAAGAAGCGATGAATCCGCTGATGTTGCTGGCAACCGGCATCTATGGAGCTCCGCTTCCGAAACAGCACGGAGCTCCGGTTCGGTTGGTGGCTCCCTGGAAGTATGGATTCAAGAGTATTAAGTCGATTGTCAAAATCGAACTGACCGACAAACAGCCAGCGACTTTCTGGAATACACTCATGCCGCACGAATACGGCTTCGAAGCGAACGTCGACCCGGAAGTTCCACATCCTCGCTGGAGTCAGGCGACCGAATGGATGCTCGGAAGCCGGGAACGTTTCCCCACTGTGAAGTACAACGGATATGGGGACTACGTCGCATCGATGTACGAATCCTAA
- a CDS encoding RNA recognition motif domain-containing protein, with the protein MTSIFVGNLSYEATDSDLRSVFENYGHVSAVQMMTDRTTGKSRGFAFVRMPNMEDAEEAIARLNGASVCGRAISVNEANERENRREPGMSLPKAPNIFDLLEADAAV; encoded by the coding sequence ATGACGAGTATTTTTGTCGGAAACTTATCGTACGAAGCAACGGATTCTGATCTTCGGTCAGTTTTTGAAAATTATGGGCATGTTTCCGCAGTACAAATGATGACTGACCGCACAACAGGCAAATCGCGTGGATTTGCATTTGTCCGAATGCCAAACATGGAAGATGCCGAAGAGGCGATTGCCCGATTGAATGGTGCTTCTGTTTGTGGGCGAGCTATCAGTGTGAATGAGGCAAACGAGCGCGAAAACCGCCGTGAGCCAGGAATGAGCCTCCCCAAAGCTCCGAATATCTTTGATTTACTAGAGGCAGATGCTGCCGTGTGA
- a CDS encoding DUF6884 domain-containing protein: MNEQTEQTLYFVSCVGQKRNRKSRARYLYTSTWFQKAREFVEQTRSPWFILSAMHGIVSPEDEIEPYEKTLNTMPIIERREWASNVLQQFDGRTLTPKTVVFLAGQRYREGVADVLAQRGIAIEVPMEGLRIGEQLGWLSRNAPPG, translated from the coding sequence GTGAATGAACAAACAGAACAGACCTTGTACTTCGTTTCGTGTGTGGGTCAGAAGCGCAACCGTAAATCACGCGCTCGATATCTTTACACATCTACTTGGTTCCAGAAGGCGCGAGAATTCGTCGAACAGACTCGATCGCCGTGGTTCATCTTGTCGGCCATGCACGGAATCGTCAGTCCGGAAGACGAAATTGAACCGTATGAGAAAACTCTGAACACCATGCCGATCATCGAACGTCGTGAATGGGCGTCAAACGTCCTTCAACAATTCGACGGCCGCACTCTTACTCCCAAAACAGTTGTATTCCTCGCTGGCCAGCGCTACCGCGAAGGTGTCGCCGATGTACTCGCGCAACGCGGGATTGCCATCGAAGTTCCTATGGAAGGGCTGCGTATTGGCGAACAGTTGGGGTGGCTCAGCAGAAATGCGCCACCCGGTTAG
- the infC gene encoding translation initiation factor IF-3: MNEDIRVPNVRVVDSEGEMLGEMETAKALELAEEGGMDLVMVGDNADPPVCRIMDYSKVRYEKKKKSAGPKQHRTQLKQIRLRAKIGEHDVKVKVDSARKFLERRDKVKINVMFRGRENAHHDLGRELLNNVIEMLSDVSTVEQFPRMESGRMMSATLTPLAK, translated from the coding sequence ATGAACGAAGACATCCGGGTTCCAAATGTCCGGGTAGTCGATTCCGAAGGAGAAATGCTAGGAGAAATGGAAACTGCCAAAGCTCTTGAATTGGCAGAAGAAGGGGGCATGGACCTCGTGATGGTTGGCGACAATGCCGACCCACCTGTTTGTCGGATCATGGACTACAGTAAAGTCCGATACGAGAAAAAGAAGAAATCAGCTGGCCCCAAACAACACCGAACACAGCTCAAACAAATTCGTTTGCGCGCCAAGATCGGTGAGCACGACGTGAAAGTCAAAGTTGACTCAGCACGCAAATTTCTGGAACGACGTGACAAAGTCAAAATCAATGTCATGTTCCGCGGTCGTGAAAATGCTCACCACGATCTCGGTCGGGAACTCCTGAACAACGTGATCGAAATGCTCTCTGACGTTTCTACCGTCGAGCAATTCCCACGTATGGAAAGCGGTCGAATGATGTCCGCCACGCTCACACCGTTGGCGAAATAA
- a CDS encoding DUF721 domain-containing protein, whose amino-acid sequence MSRPPKYRGSPYGAKDPENLDNILSELFHLRGYNRFKANEQLQEMWDQVAGEFSHAAMKVKGIKNGVLEITLSNSALLYQLDSFYKAEFLHTIQTEYKHLKVREIKFRLKGNLNK is encoded by the coding sequence ATGAGCCGACCTCCGAAGTATCGCGGGAGTCCTTACGGTGCTAAGGACCCTGAAAATCTCGATAACATCCTCTCCGAACTTTTTCATTTGCGGGGTTACAACCGTTTCAAAGCGAATGAGCAATTGCAGGAGATGTGGGACCAGGTCGCTGGAGAGTTTTCTCATGCAGCTATGAAGGTGAAGGGAATCAAAAATGGTGTTCTTGAAATTACCCTGAGTAATTCAGCTCTCCTCTATCAATTGGATAGCTTTTATAAGGCTGAATTTCTCCACACGATTCAGACGGAATATAAGCATCTCAAAGTGCGTGAGATCAAGTTTCGTCTAAAAGGGAATCTGAATAAGTAG